Proteins from one Crocosphaera sp. UHCC 0190 genomic window:
- a CDS encoding sirohydrochlorin chelatase → MTLTSAYLLVSHGSRDPRPQIALERLSYLVQQHLQTTCLQGMSNRKNTRSAVLSPVSPMFVETASLELADLSLAERIQQFAEKACTVGINCLKIVPLFLLPGIHVREDIPREVAIAQQALGNIIELELCPHLGSYEGLINILSCQFSSHPQDARMIIAHGSRRPGGNQSVEMIASCLNATVAYWSIAPSLQDQIYALVKQENKSITVVPYFLFTGGITSIIEQQVHQLQQSLPNIEIKLGNPLGATSELAKLMVEEITR, encoded by the coding sequence TTGACTTTAACATCTGCCTATCTTCTTGTTTCCCACGGTAGCCGTGATCCTCGCCCCCAAATTGCCCTAGAACGGTTATCTTATTTAGTACAGCAACATCTTCAGACTACCTGCTTACAGGGAATGAGCAACCGCAAAAACACTCGTTCTGCCGTGCTTTCTCCTGTTTCCCCCATGTTCGTCGAAACAGCGTCCTTAGAACTCGCTGACCTATCCTTAGCAGAGAGAATTCAACAATTTGCTGAGAAAGCTTGTACTGTGGGTATTAATTGTCTAAAAATTGTCCCCTTATTTTTATTACCAGGGATTCATGTCAGAGAAGATATTCCCAGGGAAGTGGCGATCGCTCAACAAGCATTAGGAAACATCATTGAGTTAGAATTATGCCCCCATTTAGGAAGTTATGAAGGATTAATTAATATTCTGTCTTGTCAGTTCTCTAGTCACCCCCAAGACGCTAGAATGATTATCGCTCATGGTAGTCGTCGTCCGGGTGGTAATCAGTCCGTTGAGATGATAGCCAGTTGTTTAAACGCGACTGTTGCCTATTGGAGTATTGCACCCAGTTTACAAGACCAAATTTACGCCTTAGTTAAACAGGAAAACAAAAGTATTACAGTTGTGCCTTATTTTCTGTTTACTGGTGGCATTACAAGCATTATTGAGCAACAAGTTCACCAATTACAACAAAGTTTACCCAATATTGAGATTAAGTTAGGAAACCCTTTAGGAGCAACGTCAGAATTAGCAAAATTGATGGTAGAGGAAATAACCCGATGA
- a CDS encoding iron-sulfur cluster assembly accessory protein — translation MTQATQTQSKGIQLTETALNHVLMLREQQGKDLCLRVGVRQGGCSGMSYLMDFEDISQINEKDEVFDYEGFKIVCDRKSILYLYGLVLDYSNAMIGGGFQFTNPNANQTCGCGKSFGV, via the coding sequence ATGACACAAGCCACTCAAACTCAATCCAAAGGCATTCAACTAACAGAAACTGCCCTAAACCACGTCCTCATGTTGCGGGAACAACAGGGAAAAGATCTCTGTTTGCGCGTCGGAGTCCGTCAAGGAGGATGTTCGGGAATGTCCTATCTGATGGATTTTGAAGATATTAGCCAAATTAATGAAAAGGATGAAGTCTTCGATTACGAGGGCTTTAAAATCGTCTGCGATCGCAAAAGTATCCTCTATCTCTATGGCCTAGTCCTCGATTACAGCAACGCCATGATCGGTGGTGGTTTTCAATTTACCAATCCCAATGCTAACCAAACTTGCGGTTGTGGCAAGTCCTTTGGGGTTTAG
- the cobA gene encoding uroporphyrinogen-III C-methyltransferase has protein sequence MTPIATQPCLGKVYLVGAGPGDPGLMTLKGKTLLEHADVVVYDALVSPPILEMISDRALKIDAGKRRGRHSKLQDETTQTLIEKARQYPVVVRLKGGDPFVFGRGGEEMQDLVNAGIPVEVVPGITAGIAAPAYAAIPVTHRGYSSSVTFVTGHEATGKYRPNINWQAIAQGSETIVIYMGVHNLTNIITQLQTGGLSSETPIALVRWGTRPEQEELIGTLASILEQVEREKFEAPVIAVIGQVVALHDVLSSKQDLSTTQMGDIVA, from the coding sequence ATGACTCCAATAGCAACGCAACCATGTTTAGGAAAAGTCTACTTAGTCGGCGCAGGGCCAGGTGATCCAGGGTTAATGACCTTAAAAGGCAAAACTTTGTTAGAACACGCTGATGTAGTGGTTTATGATGCGCTGGTAAGCCCTCCAATCTTGGAGATGATCAGCGATCGCGCCTTAAAAATTGATGCAGGAAAACGTCGGGGTCGTCATTCCAAATTACAGGATGAAACCACTCAAACTTTAATTGAAAAAGCCCGTCAATATCCCGTTGTTGTAAGACTTAAAGGAGGAGATCCCTTTGTTTTTGGCCGAGGAGGGGAAGAAATGCAAGACTTAGTTAATGCAGGTATTCCCGTTGAAGTAGTGCCAGGGATCACCGCAGGTATTGCGGCCCCCGCTTATGCAGCTATTCCCGTAACACATCGGGGTTATAGTTCTTCTGTTACCTTTGTGACGGGACACGAAGCAACGGGGAAATATCGGCCTAATATTAATTGGCAAGCGATCGCTCAAGGTTCAGAAACCATTGTGATTTATATGGGGGTTCATAATTTAACTAATATTATTACCCAATTACAAACAGGTGGGTTAAGTTCTGAAACCCCTATCGCTTTAGTTCGTTGGGGAACTCGGCCGGAACAGGAAGAATTAATCGGCACATTAGCCAGCATTTTAGAACAAGTGGAACGAGAAAAATTTGAAGCACCAGTGATCGCGGTTATTGGTCAGGTGGTTGCTCTTCATGATGTCTTATCATCAAAGCAGGACTTATCCACTACCCAGATGGGTGATATCGTTGCTTAA